Proteins co-encoded in one Papaver somniferum cultivar HN1 chromosome 5, ASM357369v1, whole genome shotgun sequence genomic window:
- the LOC113279955 gene encoding uncharacterized protein LOC113279955, with product MYGYGGGQRKREQWEFIEETRRNISSPWVLMGDLNIHLTKSNSSTSSDSSVNAMIQNIGLEDLGFIGNEHTWKNNNLGTGKRRSRIDMALGNAAWNSVFPSSRVLHLSQIGSDHCLIMLIIDYNQPKLWKLFKFFQTWLNDKKCAVEIAKAWSKQVQGFAAFILTKKMQFTRIALSKWNRKHFGNINHQVDTLQQQLTDIQARPHSPENTSKALEVNAELQRWHHIQYEFNKQKPTDNFLKDMDNNTKYFHTLTKRKRVRNNINSLKDKNVIEEKSNNHLPTTTTEEDNILLAVVPSNEEIFSVLKGMENWPAPGPERFQVGLYKSQWGIVGADIGFSLSSTVSALLPSQFFSMALHLMNSSPQGVLHREILCILTYSSWLWNDDCLIFTHANLTSVTNLLQVIEDFSSQSGQVINFDKSSILFSNSMDPSKCDTLSHILGVKNMDSKEKLEEAQWLKLCSMQFKEVNQEVRLSSKEVLLGIQNNRGNNPIARSNLCIPKDIGGLAFRDLEKLNHALLTKMAWRICTQSDLLCVKVLKEKYFKDEDFLHIQKDKSNSSYIWRGVEVGLKHLQENTCMEVYNGKKTRIWLDNWIINLDIKPTPPCPSQQNYENVSELVSRNSNDWNMSLLQTLFSVEVVDKIVRMQVNINDEEIVLCKPTRDGLQSRVHTINW from the exons ATGTATGGGTATGGAGGTGGTCAAAGGAAAAGGGAGCAATGGGAATTCAttgaagaaacaagaagaaatatTTCTAGTCCCTGGGTTTTAATGGGTGATCTTAATATTCACCTTACAAAATCTAATTCTTCTACTTCAAGTGATAGCAGTGTTAATGCTATGATTCAGAATATTGGTTTGGAAGATTTGGGTTTCATTGGTAATGAACATACATGGAAAAATAATAATCTGGGTACTGGTAAAAGAAGATCAAGAATTGACATGGCACTGGGTAATGCAGCTTGGAATTCAGTTTTTCCATCTTCAAGGGTTCTTCATCTAAGTCAAATAGGTAGTGATCATTGTCTTATAATGCTTATTATTGATTATAATCAGCCTAAACTTTGGAAACTTTTTAAGTTCTTCCAAACTTGGTTGAATGATAAGAAATGTGCAGTGGAAATTGCTAAGGCATGGAGTAAGCAGGTGCAGGGCTTTGCTGCTTTCATACTCACTAAGAAAATGCAGTTTACTAGAATTGCACTATCTAAGTGGAATAGAAAGCACTTTGGAAACATTAATCATCAGGTGGATACTCTTCAACAACAACTCACAGATATTCAAGCACGACCACATTCTCCAGAAAATACTTCAAAAGCTCTTGAAGTCAATGCAGAATTACAAAGGTGGCATCATATTCAGTATGAATTCAATAAACAGAAGCCCACAGATAATTTTCTTAAAGATATGGATAATAATACAAAATATTTCCATACTCTTACTAAGAGAAAGAGAGTTAGAAACAATATTAATTCTCTCAAGGATAAGAATG TTATTGAAGAAAAGTCTAACAACCATCTTCCAACCACCACCACTGAAGAAGACAACATATTACTCGCTGTAGTTCcatctaatgaagaaattttctcTGTTCTTAAAGGCATGGAAAATTGGCCAGCTCCAGGTCCTGAGAGGTTTCAAGTCGGGTTATATAAATCACAATGGGGTATTGTTGGAGCTGAT ATTGGATTCAGCTTATCAAGCACTGTATCAGCACTACTACCCTCTCAGTTCTTCTCAATGGCTCTCCATCTGATGAATTCAAGCCCTCAAGGGGTATTACACAGGGAGATCCTTTGTATCCTTACTTATTCATCTTGGCTATGGAATG atgattgtttaaTCTTTACACATGCCAATTTAACCAGTGTGACAAATCTTCTACAAGTCATTGAAGATTTCAGTTCACAATCTGGTCAGGTCATTAATTTTGACAAATCTTCCATTTTGTTTAGTAATAGTATGGATCCTTCTAAGTGTGACACTCTTAGTCACATTCTTGGTGTAAAGAATATGGACAGTAAAGAAAA GCTAGAAGAGGCACAATGGTTAAAGCTGTGCTCAATGCAGTTCAAAGAAGTTAATCAAGAAGTTAGACTCTCTTCAAAGGAAGTTCTTTTGGGGATACAAAATAATAGAGGTAATAATCCTATAGCTCGGAGTAATTTATGTATTCCTAAAGATATTGGAGGATTGGCTTTTAGAGATCTTGAAAAACTCAATCATGCTCTTCTCACAAAGATGGCATGGAGAATTTGTACACAATCTGATTTGTTATGTGTCAAAGTTCTAAAGGAAAAGTATTTCAAGGATGAGGATTTTCTTCACATACAAAAGGATAAAAGTAATTCAAGCTATATCTGGAGAGGTGTTGAAGTTGGACTCAAGCATCTTCAAGAGAATACCTGTATGGAAGTTTATAATGGTAAGAAAACTCGTATTTGGCTTGATAACTGGATAATTAATCTGGATATTAAGCCTACACCTCCTTGCCCAAGCCAGCAGAATTATGAGAATGTATCTGAACTTGTATCTCGTAACTCCAATGATTGGAATATGAGTTTACTTCAAACACTTTTTTCAGTTGAAGTAGTGGACAAAATAGTAAGAATGCAGGTGAATATAAATGATGAAGAAATTGTTCTATGTAAACCTACAAGGGATGGATTACAGTCAAGAGTGCATACAATAAACTGGTAG
- the LOC113283413 gene encoding proteasome subunit beta type-3, with translation MSIFEYNGSAIVAMVGKNCFAIASDRRLGVQLQTIGTDFQKIFKIHDKLYVGLAGLATDAQTLHQRLVFRHKLYQLREERDMKPETFASLVSAILYEKRFGPYFCQPVIAGLGEDDKPFICTMDSIGAKELAKDFVVAGTASESLYGACESMYKPDMEPEELFETVSQALQASVDRDCLSGWGGHVYLVTPTEVRESTLKGRMD, from the exons ATGTCG ATCTTTGAGTATAATGGAAGTGCAATTGTTGCTATGGTGGGAAAGAACTGTTTCGCTATTGCTAGTGATCGTCGTTTAGGTGTTCAGCTTCAAACTATTGGAACTGATTTTCAGAAAATCTTCAAAATTCATGACAAACTCTATGTTGGTTTAGCTGGACTTGCAACTGATGCTCAAACTTT GCATCAAAGACTTGTCTTTAGGCACAAGTTATATCAACTCAGAGAAGAGAGAGATATGAAGCCTGAGACTTTTGCTAGTCTTGTTTCTGCTATTCTCTACGAGAAAAG gTTTGGTCCATATTTCTGTCAGCCTGTCATTGCTGGTTTAGGAGAAGATGATAAGCCCTTTATCTGCACAATGGATTCAATTGGTGCCAA GGAGCTCGCAAAAGATTTTGTTGTTGCTGGAACTGCCTCAGAGTCGCTTTATGGTGCCTGCGAGTCGATGTACAAGCCTGACATG GAGCCCGAAGAATTATTTGAAACCGTCTCACAAGCATTGCAGGCGTCAGTAGATCGTGATTGTTTGAGTGGTTGGGGAGGTCACGTCTATCTTGT CACACCAACTGAAGTGAGAGAATCAACATTGAAGGGAAGAATGGACTAA
- the LOC113278034 gene encoding vacuolar protein sorting-associated protein 25 isoform X1, translating into MQKLGDFKLPQFFNYPPYFTLQPVRDTREKQVQLWKELILDYCRNQKIFVIGIEEEFPLFTNQVIERFLSHEAKETFLSALVSEGRAEWMDKGHKRCLILWHRIQEWADIIMRFVKETGLEDSVMTIEEIRSGIESRGTELHGMDRTILTRALKLLEQKGKAAIFKGSSADDEGVKFSA; encoded by the exons atgcAGAAATTGGGAGATTTCAAACTTCCTCAATTCTTCAATTACCCACCTTACTTCAC tttgcaGCCTGTAAGAGACACCAGGGAAAAGCAAGTGCAACTCTGGAAGGAACTCATACTCGATTATTGTAGAAACCAAAAGATATTTGTCATTGGAATAGAAGAGGAATTTCCCCTTTTCACTAACCAAGTGATCGAGA GATTTCTGAGTCATGAAGCTAAGGAGACATTTCTATCAGCCTTGGTTTCAGAAG GACGTGCAGAATGGATGGATAAGGGTCACAAAAGATGTCTTATCCTCTGGCACCGAATCCAAGAGTGGGCCGATATCATCATGCGCTTT GTGAAGGAAACTGGATTGGAAGACAGTGTTATGACGATCGAGGAAATACGCTCTGGTATAGAATCTCGGGGAACAG AGCTTCACGGAATGGATCGCACAATACTAACGCGAGCTCTAAAACTGTTAGAACAGAAAGGGAAAGCAGCAATCTTTAAAGGATCCTCTGCTGATGACGAAGGTGTTAAATTTTCAGCTTAA
- the LOC113278035 gene encoding uncharacterized protein LOC113278035: protein MGIANKDLLNLELKNSTSSSLDSTLLVFPKKDLPPQSSTSGEKLVTSSIPKSQVLGKVRDFLGVMAEANKKLQTDAKENSGKDYDIEALTGNEKEYIEMDLIVGVADLHTPEAVAAAESALVGSQQVINLAGTGSGSDTESSEDEDEEMTETGAEDSKSQKAGSPSNGQRKKRPNIIELL from the exons ATGGGAATTGCAAACAAAGATCTTTTGAACTTGGAGCTTAAGAACTCTACATCTTCATCCCtag ATTCAACTCTTCTTGTTTTCCCTAAAAAGGACTTACCTCCACAGAGCTCAACTTCTGGTGAAAAGCTTGTAACAAGTTCAATTCCTAAAAGCCAAG TACTTGGGAAAGTGAGGGACTTCTTGGGAGTAATGGCTGAAGCTAACAAAAAGCTGCAAACTGATGCTAAG GAGAATTCTGGCAAGGACTATGATATCGAAGCTCTTACTGGGAATGAAAAGGAATACATTGAAATG GATTTGATTGTGGGTGTGGCTGATCTTCATACGCCAGAAGCCGTGGCTGCAGCTGAATCTGCCTTGGTTGGCTCTCAACAAGTGATCAATTTAGCTGGTACAGGTAGTGGGTCTGACACAGAAAGCAGCGAAGATGAGGATGAAGAGATGACAGAAACTGGGGCCGAGGATTCAAAGTCACAAAAAGCTGGTTCTCCAAGTAACGGGCAACGGAAAAAACGGCCAAATATTATTGAGCTCCTCTGA
- the LOC113278034 gene encoding vacuolar protein sorting-associated protein 25 isoform X2, with amino-acid sequence MQKLGDFKLPQFFNYPPYFTLQPVRDTREKQVQLWKELILDYCRNQKIFVIGIEEEFPLFTNQVIERFLSHEAKETFLSALVSEEWMDKGHKRCLILWHRIQEWADIIMRFVKETGLEDSVMTIEEIRSGIESRGTELHGMDRTILTRALKLLEQKGKAAIFKGSSADDEGVKFSA; translated from the exons atgcAGAAATTGGGAGATTTCAAACTTCCTCAATTCTTCAATTACCCACCTTACTTCAC tttgcaGCCTGTAAGAGACACCAGGGAAAAGCAAGTGCAACTCTGGAAGGAACTCATACTCGATTATTGTAGAAACCAAAAGATATTTGTCATTGGAATAGAAGAGGAATTTCCCCTTTTCACTAACCAAGTGATCGAGA GATTTCTGAGTCATGAAGCTAAGGAGACATTTCTATCAGCCTTGGTTTCAGAAG AATGGATGGATAAGGGTCACAAAAGATGTCTTATCCTCTGGCACCGAATCCAAGAGTGGGCCGATATCATCATGCGCTTT GTGAAGGAAACTGGATTGGAAGACAGTGTTATGACGATCGAGGAAATACGCTCTGGTATAGAATCTCGGGGAACAG AGCTTCACGGAATGGATCGCACAATACTAACGCGAGCTCTAAAACTGTTAGAACAGAAAGGGAAAGCAGCAATCTTTAAAGGATCCTCTGCTGATGACGAAGGTGTTAAATTTTCAGCTTAA